In Endozoicomonas sp. GU-1, one DNA window encodes the following:
- a CDS encoding peroxiredoxin has product MGVLVGKKAPDFTVPAVLGDGSIVDAFTLSEAIRGKYGLLFFYPLDFTFVCPSELIALDHRMSAFQERGVEVIGVSIDSHFTHNAWRNTPVDQGGIGQVKYTLAADMTHDICKSYDVESEGGVAFRGAFLIDKEGLVRSQIVNDLPLGRNMDELIRLVDALQFHEQHGEVCPAGWNKGDKGMTASPDGVAQYLSESADGL; this is encoded by the coding sequence ATGGGCGTTTTAGTAGGCAAAAAGGCTCCTGACTTCACAGTCCCTGCTGTACTGGGTGACGGCTCTATTGTTGATGCTTTTACCCTGTCCGAAGCCATTCGTGGCAAGTACGGTCTGCTGTTTTTCTACCCTCTGGACTTCACTTTCGTATGCCCTTCTGAACTGATTGCCCTGGATCACCGTATGAGTGCTTTCCAGGAGCGAGGTGTTGAAGTGATCGGTGTATCTATTGATTCTCACTTTACGCACAATGCGTGGCGTAACACGCCTGTGGACCAGGGTGGTATTGGTCAGGTGAAATATACTCTGGCTGCTGATATGACACACGACATCTGTAAGTCTTATGACGTTGAATCAGAAGGTGGTGTGGCATTCCGTGGTGCTTTCCTGATCGACAAGGAAGGTCTGGTTCGCTCCCAGATCGTCAATGACCTGCCGCTGGGCCGTAATATGGATGAACTGATTCGTCTGGTTGACGCCTTGCAGTTCCACGAACAGCACGGTGAAGTTTGCCCGGCTGGCTGGAACAAGGGCGACAAGGGCATGACAGCGTCCCCAGACGGCGTGGCCCAATACCTCTCAGAGAGTGCGGATGGTCTCTAG
- the grxD gene encoding Grx4 family monothiol glutaredoxin — translation MDVMEQIKEQVESHTILLYMKGSPKLPQCGFSAKAVQALMACGEQFAFVDVLANPEIRANLPKYANWPTFPQLWIKGELIGGSDIIIDMFNSGDLQQLIAEATGSAEGAED, via the coding sequence ATGGACGTAATGGAGCAAATAAAAGAACAGGTTGAATCCCATACTATTCTGCTGTACATGAAGGGCTCTCCCAAGTTGCCCCAGTGTGGTTTCTCTGCCAAGGCGGTTCAGGCGTTAATGGCCTGTGGCGAACAGTTCGCTTTTGTGGATGTTCTGGCTAACCCGGAGATTCGTGCCAATCTTCCCAAGTATGCTAACTGGCCGACCTTCCCACAACTGTGGATTAAGGGTGAGCTGATTGGTGGCAGTGACATCATTATTGATATGTTTAACAGTGGTGACTTGCAGCAGTTGATTGCTGAAGCGACTGGTTCTGCTGAAGGTGCAGAAGACTGA
- a CDS encoding carboxymuconolactone decarboxylase family protein, translating to MEKSLSRACYGQEFPRLFAAVATLYGVLDRKKSPLSPELRSLVTVRVSQVNWCAFCVDINAMTLAKCAGSMDKVEALDNWQDSDLFNAQERIALEYTEAVTYSDRQVTPELMKQLKEHFNNDAVIELTGLIAFQNMSSKFNAALDVPAEGFCKIPKK from the coding sequence ATGGAAAAGTCCTTAAGCCGGGCTTGTTATGGGCAAGAGTTCCCCCGGTTATTTGCCGCTGTAGCCACACTCTACGGCGTGCTGGATCGAAAAAAGTCACCCCTGTCACCGGAGCTGCGCTCGCTGGTTACCGTCAGAGTATCTCAGGTCAACTGGTGTGCCTTCTGTGTTGACATCAATGCCATGACCCTGGCAAAGTGTGCAGGCAGCATGGATAAAGTCGAAGCACTGGATAACTGGCAAGACTCTGACCTTTTCAATGCTCAGGAGCGTATTGCCCTGGAATATACCGAGGCTGTTACCTACAGCGACCGACAGGTAACCCCTGAGCTGATGAAGCAGCTAAAAGAGCATTTCAATAATGACGCTGTTATTGAACTGACTGGCCTGATCGCGTTTCAGAACATGTCCAGCAAATTCAACGCTGCCCTGGATGTGCCGGCAGAAGGTTTCTGCAAAATTCCGAAGAAATGA
- a CDS encoding TVP38/TMEM64 family protein, with the protein MTIQSITKPLIVLLITAAILATPPAREWLFEMIRILSSLDIDMVRTYILSFGLWAPLVSGLLMVIQAVAAPLPAFILTFANAAIFGWWQGALLSWSSAMIAATLCFFISRWFGREGVARLTSHFALDQVDDFFLKSVYSRESRPVGNE; encoded by the coding sequence ATGACTATTCAATCTATTACCAAACCACTGATCGTTCTGCTGATAACTGCTGCTATTCTGGCTACCCCGCCAGCCCGTGAGTGGCTATTTGAGATGATCCGGATTCTTTCATCGCTGGATATCGACATGGTACGCACCTACATTCTCAGTTTCGGACTATGGGCCCCTCTGGTTTCAGGACTACTGATGGTTATCCAGGCAGTAGCAGCGCCGCTGCCTGCTTTTATTCTTACCTTTGCCAACGCCGCCATTTTTGGCTGGTGGCAGGGGGCACTGCTATCCTGGAGCAGCGCCATGATCGCGGCTACACTCTGTTTCTTTATCTCCCGCTGGTTTGGGCGTGAGGGGGTGGCCAGGCTGACCAGTCACTTTGCCCTTGATCAGGTCGATGACTTTTTCCTGAAGTCTGTCTATTCCCGTGAATCGAGGCCTGTTGGCAATGAATAA
- a CDS encoding sulfurtransferase — translation MNKKPVLSQYLKRCIFFFLLLILPFRFAYAVPEDYFISAETVASNPDHYLLIDARAYSEYLKGHIPGARSVQWQSLSDMNGAAGSENWATVLDNKELEYQIQKLGLTPTDNIVVYADAQRGWGEDGRIAWSLHVAGLKNVRILNGGYSHWKEKGLKTTIIPTFFNTKSDYTITQRDSSATIHTKALYRDYSQFRVIDSRSPEEFHGKMDLGEQRKGHLPGAVSLPFQQLFTASGTLKSFDDISRMLSDQDIQKNSPIVVYCTAGIRSAHMVMVLKAAGYTNVRNYTPSFYHWAALSYTPIE, via the coding sequence ATGAATAAGAAACCAGTATTATCCCAATACCTCAAAAGATGTATTTTCTTCTTCCTGCTACTGATTCTGCCCTTCAGGTTCGCCTATGCAGTACCGGAGGATTATTTTATCAGTGCAGAAACGGTTGCCAGCAATCCCGACCATTACCTGCTGATCGATGCCCGGGCATACTCTGAGTATCTCAAGGGACATATCCCGGGAGCCCGCTCAGTTCAGTGGCAATCTCTTTCTGATATGAATGGGGCAGCCGGTAGCGAGAACTGGGCAACAGTTCTTGACAATAAGGAGCTGGAATACCAGATACAGAAGCTGGGCCTGACCCCAACAGATAATATTGTCGTTTATGCCGATGCTCAACGGGGGTGGGGTGAAGATGGCCGAATTGCCTGGAGTTTGCACGTGGCAGGGTTAAAGAATGTCCGCATTCTTAATGGCGGGTACTCTCACTGGAAAGAAAAAGGGCTGAAAACCACCATCATCCCAACTTTCTTCAATACCAAAAGTGATTACACGATAACCCAACGGGATTCTTCAGCCACCATTCATACCAAAGCCCTTTACCGGGACTACTCTCAGTTTCGCGTTATTGACTCGCGATCACCGGAAGAGTTCCACGGCAAAATGGACTTGGGTGAACAGCGCAAAGGGCATCTTCCCGGAGCAGTGAGCTTACCATTTCAACAGCTGTTCACAGCCAGTGGCACCTTGAAGTCCTTTGACGACATTAGCAGAATGTTATCGGATCAGGATATTCAAAAAAATAGCCCGATTGTCGTCTACTGTACTGCCGGTATCCGGTCCGCACACATGGTGATGGTGCTGAAGGCGGCAGGCTACACCAATGTCAGAAATTATACGCCCTCGTTTTACCATTGGGCTGCGTTATCCTACACCCCGATTGAATGA
- a CDS encoding ankyrin repeat domain-containing protein: MNTFSFNDCNRIPPAAPLVSEREGKETEKCVICLDGLDKSPIAAMFPCTHIHHKSCIAKWLSGPGHADIGCPMCKRKITHCLYPEKTPLHVAAAGGRSDIVNGLLEHGANANASTKDGITALHCAAGKGDEATIRHLVKQGADVNALTTADYPETPLQLAVFNGHEAAITALIDYGADINGHAPDIRRPLHFAAANGFLNIIDVLLNKGADINIGSRTPLHFAVEHGKHDAIRLLLGRGANINAQSSRLSKQFGFEMVRHLLMKVEMRERTDKSTASNGEREGRQKLYGKTPLHIAIDTGQAEIVDLLLSAGAATDVLIGSGETLWSWINNVNKLTVPIIRSLTFAICNSEAPCDDMRAGLLGALIKINDWKLFDQLFANTPNADINKLHYPGSGQSAFYEVVKEGQKDKIQAMITRRADVNARDHRGWTPLHCAVYSRHPQDATELLIGSDVNATNNEGQTPLHLAAKSGKSEVIDQLIDRGASVNATTGRRGCVTGRAEEYKGYQSTGAALRLKCFKQEVCLRGLLLNGQPVRSDAMVRIDNTGIMTPLHYAVQGGHVKAVQHLLVRGASINEITQNGMTPLKLAESELMKAKKIKVLGPASFLGGQQEPGFNAAEAVKSYSDIISLLKAQSSLTSVPSVAI; encoded by the coding sequence GTGAATACCTTCTCATTCAACGATTGTAATCGGATACCACCAGCAGCCCCGTTAGTCTCTGAACGAGAGGGTAAAGAAACTGAAAAATGCGTTATCTGCCTTGATGGTCTGGATAAAAGTCCCATTGCAGCAATGTTTCCCTGCACCCATATCCACCACAAGTCGTGCATTGCTAAGTGGCTAAGCGGTCCAGGTCATGCCGATATTGGTTGCCCAATGTGTAAACGTAAAATTACTCATTGTTTGTACCCTGAGAAGACGCCACTCCACGTGGCAGCCGCCGGAGGTCGCTCTGATATTGTCAATGGCTTGCTTGAACACGGTGCCAATGCCAATGCCAGCACCAAGGACGGGATAACTGCCCTCCACTGCGCCGCTGGCAAAGGTGATGAGGCGACTATCAGGCATCTTGTCAAACAGGGTGCCGACGTCAATGCGCTCACAACAGCGGATTACCCTGAGACTCCGCTTCAGCTTGCGGTATTTAATGGTCATGAAGCGGCCATAACAGCTCTTATTGACTACGGTGCTGACATTAATGGCCACGCCCCGGATATAAGACGCCCACTTCACTTTGCAGCTGCAAATGGTTTCCTCAATATCATTGATGTTCTGCTTAACAAAGGTGCTGATATCAACATCGGCAGCAGGACCCCTCTGCATTTTGCGGTGGAACATGGAAAACATGATGCCATCCGGCTGTTGCTTGGCAGGGGTGCCAATATCAATGCCCAATCCTCACGGTTGTCAAAACAGTTTGGGTTTGAAATGGTAAGACACCTGCTTATGAAAGTGGAAATGAGGGAGAGAACCGACAAATCGACGGCAAGTAACGGTGAAAGGGAAGGCCGCCAGAAACTGTACGGAAAAACACCGCTTCACATTGCTATTGACACCGGCCAGGCAGAGATCGTTGATCTCCTGCTGAGCGCTGGTGCAGCCACCGATGTACTTATTGGCAGTGGTGAGACGCTATGGAGCTGGATAAACAATGTAAACAAACTGACTGTACCCATAATCAGGTCGTTAACCTTTGCCATATGTAACTCTGAGGCACCCTGTGACGATATGCGTGCAGGATTACTTGGCGCATTAATTAAAATCAATGACTGGAAGTTATTCGACCAATTGTTCGCCAATACCCCGAATGCTGACATTAACAAACTTCATTACCCGGGTTCCGGTCAATCAGCCTTTTACGAGGTGGTTAAAGAGGGGCAAAAAGACAAAATCCAGGCCATGATAACCCGGCGTGCCGATGTTAATGCCCGTGACCACCGTGGATGGACGCCCCTGCACTGTGCAGTCTACAGTCGCCATCCGCAAGACGCCACTGAGCTACTGATTGGTTCTGACGTTAATGCCACAAACAACGAGGGACAAACGCCTCTGCATCTTGCGGCTAAATCAGGTAAGTCAGAGGTTATTGATCAACTGATTGACCGTGGTGCTTCTGTCAATGCTACCACTGGCAGAAGGGGCTGTGTTACAGGGCGGGCGGAGGAGTATAAGGGGTATCAGTCAACCGGGGCAGCACTGAGGCTGAAGTGTTTTAAACAGGAGGTTTGCCTGAGAGGCTTACTATTAAATGGCCAACCGGTCAGATCGGATGCGATGGTTAGAATAGACAACACCGGCATCATGACCCCCCTTCATTATGCAGTCCAGGGAGGTCATGTAAAAGCAGTTCAGCACCTGCTGGTCAGAGGTGCTTCCATCAACGAAATAACCCAGAACGGAATGACACCACTGAAACTTGCAGAATCTGAGCTGATGAAAGCTAAAAAGATTAAAGTGTTAGGCCCCGCCTCATTCCTTGGGGGACAACAGGAACCAGGCTTTAACGCCGCAGAAGCAGTTAAATCCTACTCAGACATCATCAGCCTTCTAAAGGCTCAGTCATCACTAACCTCCGTACCTTCGGTAGCTATCTGA
- a CDS encoding M48 family metallopeptidase, translating to MKWLKVLVVSLSIFLAGCQTVSTTNSGTIGVQREQKMFSLLSESQVNAMSARAYQEALNQAREKEVLNRMPADVKRLRRIADRLVSHVGVFRQDARSWQWEVNLMTDKQLNAYCMPGGKIMFYTGIIDTLKLTDDEIAAIMGHEMAHALREHGRESMSQAYAVQLGQDTLGILLGVSPELMSVGSTVVNYALTLPNSRTNEAEADLIGLELMARAGYNPEAAVSLWKKMSAQSGGSVPEFMSTHPSHDARINGLNANIRKVDHLYRQAISKSN from the coding sequence ATGAAGTGGTTAAAAGTTCTGGTCGTGAGCCTGAGTATTTTTCTGGCAGGGTGTCAGACGGTGTCAACAACCAACTCAGGGACTATTGGTGTTCAGCGTGAGCAGAAAATGTTCTCTTTGCTCTCTGAAAGCCAGGTGAATGCCATGTCTGCCAGGGCTTATCAGGAAGCTCTGAATCAAGCTCGGGAAAAAGAAGTGCTGAACCGCATGCCAGCAGATGTTAAACGCCTGCGCAGGATTGCTGACCGGCTGGTGTCCCATGTTGGTGTGTTCAGGCAGGATGCCCGAAGCTGGCAGTGGGAAGTTAATCTGATGACGGATAAACAGCTGAATGCCTACTGCATGCCCGGGGGCAAGATTATGTTTTACACCGGCATTATTGACACTCTGAAGCTGACGGATGATGAAATTGCCGCCATTATGGGACACGAAATGGCTCATGCACTCAGGGAACATGGGCGGGAGTCTATGTCTCAGGCCTATGCCGTGCAGTTGGGGCAGGATACCCTGGGGATTCTGCTGGGGGTCAGCCCTGAGTTAATGAGTGTTGGCAGTACCGTGGTAAATTATGCGCTTACCTTGCCTAATAGTCGTACCAATGAGGCCGAGGCTGACCTTATCGGTTTAGAGCTGATGGCCAGGGCTGGATATAACCCGGAGGCTGCTGTCAGCCTGTGGAAAAAGATGTCAGCGCAAAGTGGTGGCAGTGTGCCGGAATTTATGAGCACACATCCGTCCCACGATGCCCGTATAAACGGGCTGAATGCCAATATCAGGAAAGTGGATCATCTCTACAGGCAGGCGATTAGCAAAAGCAATTAA
- the metE gene encoding 5-methyltetrahydropteroyltriglutamate--homocysteine S-methyltransferase: MITTHNLGFPRIGANRELKKAQESYWRGDLSRAELLEEGRRLRKRHWQLQKESGLHLIPTGDFAWYDQVLSHSLMLGAVPERFSEADPGDIDTLFRMARGRAPTGEPAAACEMTKWFDTNYHYIVPELHKGQKFQLSNTAILDETAEVIEQGLRAKPVLIGPLSWLWLGKVKGESFDRLELLDSVVEVYGKVLARLAEMNVEWVQIDEPILALDLPLKWHQAFESVYNRLQSCHVKILLASYFGGLNGTTTTVVNLPVDGLHIDLVRDPDQLPALLDRLPAYKVLSAGVVNGRNIWRSDLQQIVRQLKEAEERLGDRLWVAPSCSLLHVPVDLEQETELDDELKSWFAFARQKCEEVSVIGRVLSGGHQAQDPVVLKLISEAEKAVSARQHSQRVHNTAVEQRLTSLNDDREIDHRRSPYAVRATLQHKKLNQPEFPTTTIGSFPQTREIRQKRLQFRKGELDEQSYIEAMQAEIRKTIKRQESLGLDVLVHGEAERNDMVEYFGQQLEGFAFTANGWVQSYGSRCVKPPIIIGDISRPEPMTIAWSRYAQEQTSQPVKGMLTGPVTILCWSFPRDDVSREASCLQLALALRDEVVDLENAGIGIIQIDEPAIREGLPLRKADWPAYLEWAVKSFRIAASGVKDETQIHTHMCYSEFNDIIEYIAAMDADVITIETSRSDMELLDAFEAFEYPNEIGPGVYDIHSPNVPSIQWIQQLMTKAAQKIPKQRLWVNPDCGLKTRDWPEVEDALRNMVAAAKILRSG; encoded by the coding sequence ATGATCACTACCCATAACCTTGGATTTCCCCGAATAGGTGCTAACCGTGAGCTGAAGAAGGCTCAGGAAAGTTACTGGCGCGGTGACCTGTCCAGGGCAGAGCTTTTGGAAGAAGGCCGTCGCCTGCGTAAACGACACTGGCAGTTGCAGAAAGAATCAGGTCTTCATCTGATTCCGACGGGTGATTTTGCCTGGTATGACCAGGTGCTGAGCCACTCTTTGATGCTGGGTGCGGTACCGGAGCGATTTTCGGAAGCGGACCCTGGTGATATTGATACCCTTTTTCGTATGGCCCGAGGTCGAGCACCTACCGGAGAACCTGCAGCAGCCTGTGAAATGACGAAATGGTTTGATACTAACTACCATTACATAGTGCCGGAGTTGCACAAAGGCCAGAAGTTCCAACTGTCTAACACCGCTATTCTGGATGAAACCGCTGAGGTTATTGAACAGGGCCTCAGGGCAAAACCGGTATTGATTGGCCCGCTGTCCTGGCTGTGGCTTGGTAAAGTCAAGGGTGAGTCTTTTGACCGATTGGAGCTGCTTGACAGTGTTGTCGAGGTGTATGGCAAAGTTCTGGCCAGACTGGCTGAAATGAATGTGGAGTGGGTACAGATTGATGAACCCATTCTGGCTCTGGATCTTCCCCTTAAATGGCATCAGGCGTTTGAATCGGTATATAACCGGTTGCAGAGTTGCCATGTAAAAATTCTGTTGGCCAGCTACTTTGGCGGTCTCAATGGTACTACGACCACGGTCGTTAATCTGCCGGTGGATGGTCTGCATATTGATCTGGTAAGGGATCCGGATCAGTTACCGGCACTGCTTGATCGCCTGCCTGCCTACAAGGTTTTATCAGCGGGTGTTGTTAATGGTCGGAATATATGGCGCTCAGACTTGCAGCAGATAGTGCGGCAATTGAAGGAGGCAGAAGAGCGGCTGGGTGATCGGCTGTGGGTAGCGCCAAGCTGCTCATTACTGCATGTTCCGGTTGATCTGGAGCAGGAAACAGAGCTTGATGACGAGTTGAAATCCTGGTTTGCCTTCGCCAGGCAGAAGTGTGAAGAGGTATCCGTGATTGGTCGGGTTTTATCCGGAGGGCATCAGGCACAGGACCCGGTGGTGTTGAAATTAATTTCCGAGGCCGAAAAAGCGGTATCTGCCAGGCAACACTCCCAACGGGTTCATAATACAGCGGTAGAACAACGGTTGACGTCATTAAATGATGACAGGGAGATTGATCATCGTCGCTCACCTTATGCGGTAAGGGCAACGCTACAGCACAAAAAACTGAACCAGCCTGAATTTCCTACAACCACCATTGGCTCTTTTCCCCAGACACGGGAGATACGACAGAAGCGCTTACAGTTTCGCAAAGGGGAGCTGGATGAGCAGTCTTATATCGAAGCGATGCAAGCGGAAATACGCAAGACCATTAAGAGGCAAGAGTCGCTTGGTTTGGATGTTCTGGTCCATGGCGAAGCAGAACGTAATGATATGGTTGAGTACTTTGGCCAGCAGCTGGAAGGGTTTGCCTTCACTGCCAATGGCTGGGTACAGAGTTATGGCAGTCGCTGTGTAAAACCCCCCATTATTATTGGTGACATCAGCCGCCCTGAGCCGATGACCATTGCATGGAGCCGCTATGCCCAGGAGCAGACCAGCCAGCCGGTTAAAGGCATGTTAACCGGGCCGGTAACTATTCTTTGCTGGTCATTTCCGAGAGATGATGTAAGCAGGGAAGCGTCCTGTCTGCAGTTGGCGTTGGCCTTAAGAGATGAAGTTGTTGATCTGGAGAATGCGGGTATTGGCATTATTCAGATTGATGAGCCAGCCATTCGGGAAGGTTTGCCGTTGAGAAAAGCAGACTGGCCTGCTTACCTGGAGTGGGCGGTGAAGAGCTTTCGCATTGCTGCCAGTGGCGTCAAGGATGAAACCCAAATCCATACCCATATGTGTTACAGCGAGTTTAATGACATTATTGAATATATTGCCGCCATGGATGCGGATGTTATCACTATAGAAACTTCCCGCTCCGATATGGAACTGCTGGATGCTTTTGAAGCGTTTGAATACCCGAATGAGATTGGACCCGGAGTTTATGATATTCATTCGCCAAATGTGCCCAGTATTCAGTGGATTCAACAGCTGATGACTAAAGCGGCACAAAAAATACCCAAACAGCGTTTATGGGTAAATCCGGACTGTGGCTTAAAGACCAGAGACTGGCCGGAGGTAGAAGACGCTTTAAGAAATATGGTTGCAGCTGCGAAAATATTAAGATCCGGTTAA
- a CDS encoding LysR family transcriptional regulator, whose translation MTMQNLGLELRYLKTLKAIHQSGSLVEAASRLHLTQSALSHQLKELEHRIGMEVFIRKSRPPRFTTAGLNLLELAEEVLPRFKATEQRLMRLAGGKAGRLHIAIECHSCYQWLMPTITEYRQHWAEVEMDFSTAFNFAPLPALSRGELDLVVTSDPVPIDGIEYISLFRYEMLLAIARTHPLTEQEFVTPLDLQQEVLITYPVEQGRLAVFYDFLDPADIEPADIRTAELTLMMLQLVASQRGVSALPCWALAEYLDKGHVAAVRLGKEGLWSTLYAAIRAEQKEQPYIASFIASARETCFATLNAIKPA comes from the coding sequence ATGACAATGCAAAACCTGGGTCTTGAGTTACGTTACCTTAAAACACTGAAAGCCATTCACCAAAGCGGCAGCCTGGTAGAAGCCGCCAGCCGTTTACATCTCACCCAATCCGCTTTGTCCCATCAGTTGAAAGAGCTGGAGCATCGTATTGGGATGGAAGTATTTATCCGTAAATCCCGGCCACCCCGATTTACCACTGCCGGGTTAAATCTTCTGGAGCTGGCTGAAGAAGTACTGCCAAGATTCAAGGCTACAGAACAACGCCTGATGAGATTGGCGGGCGGCAAAGCCGGACGGTTGCATATTGCCATTGAGTGTCACAGTTGTTACCAGTGGCTAATGCCAACCATCACAGAGTACCGGCAACACTGGGCAGAAGTAGAAATGGATTTCTCCACCGCCTTTAATTTTGCCCCCTTACCGGCTCTTTCCCGGGGTGAACTTGATCTTGTGGTCACGTCTGACCCAGTGCCCATTGATGGCATCGAGTACATCTCCCTTTTTCGTTATGAGATGCTACTGGCCATTGCCAGGACACACCCATTAACAGAACAAGAATTTGTCACACCTCTTGACCTGCAACAGGAAGTACTGATCACCTACCCTGTTGAACAAGGTCGTCTGGCGGTCTTCTACGATTTTCTCGACCCGGCAGATATTGAGCCTGCTGATATCCGTACTGCTGAGTTGACATTGATGATGCTGCAGCTGGTTGCCAGCCAGAGAGGTGTTTCTGCACTGCCATGCTGGGCACTGGCGGAATATCTTGATAAAGGGCACGTTGCAGCAGTTCGACTTGGTAAAGAGGGGTTGTGGTCAACACTGTATGCAGCGATCAGAGCGGAACAAAAGGAGCAACCCTATATTGCCAGCTTTATTGCCTCAGCCAGAGAAACCTGTTTTGCAACCCTGAATGCTATAAAGCCAGCATAA
- a CDS encoding M48 family metalloprotease, giving the protein MLSCVSSAHGNQEVHTLSRNDVINNLHRVVDRSLLEEFENNGLASVASGIVGTMIGVSWAGLASAITKNSANPFFIDFTVRAFLTGAALGTLSVVSRTYLKTPFDYLHLPLGWGFYKLAQLQDWVLREETSRELEQKYSEFLDPVAKRLKAVAEQVFDIPADYWTISTMNSGVPNAFATSGYNIAVYHSSFPLVKNQAGMACFLGHEMGHILARHMGQGLSDVFFLNQLALASIPFANSILQNRETQADEIGIYLTALAGYDPSECSRVWGRAIAYSGSLREVVNIFLSAHPTSKTRMNALKHHGDVLQAYYLNTPEVLGLGLEYEL; this is encoded by the coding sequence TTGCTTTCCTGTGTTTCCAGCGCTCATGGGAATCAAGAGGTTCATACATTAAGCAGAAACGATGTTATCAATAATCTCCATCGAGTTGTTGACAGAAGCCTGCTGGAAGAGTTTGAAAACAATGGCCTTGCATCGGTTGCCAGTGGCATTGTTGGTACAATGATCGGCGTCAGTTGGGCTGGCCTTGCATCGGCAATCACAAAAAACAGTGCCAACCCGTTTTTTATTGATTTTACGGTCAGGGCATTCCTGACCGGGGCTGCGCTTGGGACACTTTCCGTGGTATCCCGAACGTATTTAAAGACCCCTTTCGATTACCTTCACCTGCCACTTGGCTGGGGGTTTTACAAATTAGCACAATTGCAGGACTGGGTTCTGCGTGAAGAGACATCCCGCGAGCTGGAACAGAAATACTCCGAATTTCTCGATCCGGTAGCCAAACGTTTAAAGGCCGTTGCTGAGCAGGTTTTTGATATCCCTGCCGATTACTGGACAATCTCAACCATGAATAGTGGTGTCCCCAATGCTTTTGCAACCAGTGGCTATAATATTGCGGTTTATCATTCGTCTTTTCCTCTGGTGAAAAATCAGGCTGGCATGGCCTGTTTTCTGGGACATGAAATGGGCCATATATTGGCAAGGCACATGGGGCAGGGTTTAAGTGATGTCTTTTTTCTGAATCAGCTGGCCCTGGCCAGTATTCCCTTTGCCAACTCAATTTTGCAGAATCGTGAAACTCAGGCTGACGAAATAGGCATCTACCTGACAGCCTTGGCTGGATATGACCCTTCAGAATGCTCCAGAGTCTGGGGCAGGGCTATCGCTTATAGTGGAAGTCTGCGAGAAGTGGTCAATATATTCCTTTCAGCACACCCGACCAGCAAGACCCGAATGAATGCCTTGAAACACCATGGCGATGTTTTACAGGCCTATTACTTGAACACGCCAGAGGTGCTTGGGCTGGGGCTCGAATATGAACTTTAA